The genome window GTCCAGTTCTCGTCGTAGCCGTTCTCAGCCCAGAACCAGTACTCATCAACCTTGTCGAGATAAACCCCCCTAAAGCCCTGAGTGATGATTCTGTCGAGGTACTCAAAGACTATCCTCTTCCAGCCGTCATTCCAGTACTTAACGGCGTAATCCCCTGGCCACTCTGGATTTTCCGGGCCGAGCCAATCCGGTGGCTCCGTCTTCCAGCTTTCGTTCCAGTAGAAGCGGTAGTCCTCAGCTTCGCCGATGCTGATGTAGGCTATGGGAATTACCCTGGCCCTCTTAATCTCAGCTATTTCCTCCCGCGTGTAGGCTGTCTCATCGCCCCCGTCCCTTGAGTAGTCCATGACGATTAAGTCGAAGCCGCTCTTCGCTATAACCTCCGGGCTGGCGTTCTGCAGCCAGTAGGCCCAGCTCCTCACCGAGGAGAGGTTCAGTGTTCTCTTATGTTGGATTTGGCTTGAGTTTTCACGTTTTGGAGTGGTCCGGGTCGTTGATGTCAGGTTTTGACGGGCTATTTCTG of Thermococcus sp. JdF3 contains these proteins:
- a CDS encoding MJ1477/TM1410 family putative glycoside hydrolase — protein: MRSWAYWLQNASPEVIAKSGFDLIVMDYSRDGGDETAYTREEIAEIKRARVIPIAYISIGEAEDYRFYWNESWKTEPPDWLGPENPEWPGDYAVKYWNDGWKRIVFEYLDRIITQGFRGVYLDKVDEYWFWAENGYDENWTAGQMIEFILQIANYARSKAGEDFIVIPQNGEWLLNYDNGSLLKAVSGWASEDVFYDGLKPSPWTDEKVPLLDRVVKAGKVVLVVDYLDDGTRSGEDLARILDFIEKARERGYVPYAALEDRELDELNVIPGVQPPTEK